In the Hyalangium ruber genome, one interval contains:
- a CDS encoding 2OG-Fe(II) oxygenase: MSEYVTHRAALAGPQLGSLREALLSSRFVASSPLMGTFEASRGFAFVFTEAGQATLLERFPFLTDYLARVRDPATTRGLRPWRERLFGPRQERPRPNAFYVNLLLLEEGKAVGRHIDATLQEPSGVPGAVPEHVSVLYLEVPTGIQGGALRLLREDRPVGHVRPRPGLLVQFRGDLQHEVQPFTGGPEGALRASLVCEQYTFGPEALARITPFRIHSKAGFGAYLDSHRERHASPPSPR, translated from the coding sequence GTGAGCGAGTACGTCACCCACCGCGCCGCGTTAGCGGGCCCCCAGCTCGGCTCCCTCCGGGAGGCGTTGCTCTCATCGCGCTTCGTGGCGAGCAGCCCGCTCATGGGCACGTTCGAGGCCAGCCGTGGCTTCGCCTTCGTCTTCACCGAGGCGGGCCAGGCCACGCTGCTGGAGCGCTTCCCCTTCCTCACGGACTACCTGGCACGGGTGCGGGATCCGGCGACGACGCGCGGCTTGAGGCCCTGGCGTGAGCGGCTCTTCGGTCCGCGCCAGGAGCGCCCTCGTCCCAACGCCTTCTACGTGAACCTGCTGCTGCTCGAGGAGGGCAAGGCCGTGGGGCGGCACATCGACGCCACGCTCCAGGAACCCAGCGGCGTTCCAGGCGCGGTGCCCGAGCACGTCAGCGTCCTCTACCTGGAGGTGCCCACAGGCATCCAAGGCGGCGCTCTGCGTCTACTGCGGGAGGATCGCCCCGTAGGCCATGTGCGTCCCCGCCCTGGCTTGCTCGTGCAGTTCCGCGGAGATCTCCAGCACGAGGTCCAACCCTTCACGGGCGGCCCGGAGGGAGCGCTGCGCGCGAGCCTGGTCTGTGAGCAGTACACCTTTGGCCCCGAGGCCCTGGCGCGCATCACTCCCTTCCGCATCCATTCCAAAGCGGGCTTCGGGGCCTATCTGGACTCACACCGGGAGCGGCACGCCTCCCCCCCCAGTCCGCGGTGA
- a CDS encoding S1 RNA-binding domain-containing protein, which produces MSDEKSGGSGAGGFGPKKPKATFGDVMLGIPSGRGGEREGGRGGDRGGDRGGDRGRGGPDRRGGGEREARPKPEGEAGGAAASAPREERRPKGGDRGPRGGGGGGGGGGERRGGGGGERKPQGPFVVVKRASGVIETRGPVGDQPAAGTETAPATEAASTVAPAAEASAPTPAPTPRPAPAPAPSSALYEEVPENETFAEMFEAQVKEGGVPARRSVRIGEKVTGKIFQLGADTAFVSLDGVKSEAMIELRELKDDEGILRYGVGDPIEAHVIEAGARGVLLSRALAKGSASMAMLAEARASGMPVEGMVLSVNKGGVEVAIGDMRAFCPISQLDIRFVEKPDQFIGEKLKFRVTEVRERNVVLSRRSLLEEEQRKLADQTRKTLSEGKVLKGKVTGVRDFGAFVDLGGVEGMIPVSEMSYQRIGHPSEVVKVGEDVEVEILRMEAAQPNSPDKAKQKERITLSMRARQEDPFKAALASIKEGDRLQGKVVRIQPFGAFVELRPGVDGLVHISALSDRRIAHPRDVVQVGETIWVAVEKIDTNEKRIGLRRISEEDAQRPVEEIQAQHQAKEAAKAAEAQIPRPKVGQVVTGKVDRIEPYGVFLVFPGGKGLIPAAETGTDRGTDLRKHYSLGQELKVAVLDIDASGKIRLSITAAERAEERAELEAWTKTQKPATGGGQKGFGTFADLLKNRK; this is translated from the coding sequence GTGAGCGACGAGAAGAGCGGCGGTTCTGGAGCAGGTGGGTTTGGCCCTAAGAAGCCGAAGGCCACCTTCGGTGACGTGATGCTCGGTATCCCTTCGGGCCGCGGTGGTGAGCGCGAGGGCGGCCGAGGGGGTGACCGTGGCGGCGATCGGGGGGGTGACCGAGGCCGTGGTGGTCCTGACCGCCGGGGTGGCGGCGAGCGAGAGGCTCGTCCGAAGCCCGAGGGCGAGGCCGGAGGCGCGGCTGCCTCCGCGCCCCGTGAGGAGCGCCGCCCCAAGGGTGGCGATCGCGGCCCGCGTGGCGGCGGTGGTGGTGGCGGCGGTGGCGGTGAGCGCCGTGGCGGGGGCGGGGGCGAGCGCAAGCCGCAGGGCCCGTTCGTCGTCGTGAAGCGTGCCTCGGGCGTCATCGAGACGCGTGGCCCCGTGGGTGACCAGCCTGCGGCCGGGACCGAGACGGCTCCCGCGACGGAGGCGGCTTCGACGGTTGCTCCCGCGGCCGAGGCGTCCGCGCCCACGCCTGCTCCCACGCCGCGTCCGGCTCCGGCTCCGGCTCCGAGCAGCGCCCTCTATGAGGAGGTGCCGGAGAACGAGACCTTCGCCGAGATGTTCGAGGCGCAGGTAAAGGAGGGCGGCGTTCCCGCGCGGCGCAGCGTGCGCATCGGCGAGAAGGTCACCGGCAAGATCTTCCAGCTCGGCGCGGATACGGCCTTCGTGTCGCTCGATGGCGTCAAGAGCGAGGCGATGATCGAGCTGCGCGAGTTGAAGGACGACGAGGGCATCCTGCGCTACGGCGTGGGCGATCCCATCGAGGCGCACGTCATCGAGGCGGGCGCGCGCGGCGTGCTCCTGAGCCGGGCGCTGGCCAAGGGCAGCGCGTCCATGGCCATGCTGGCCGAGGCGCGCGCCTCGGGCATGCCCGTCGAGGGCATGGTGCTGAGCGTGAACAAGGGCGGCGTCGAGGTCGCCATCGGCGACATGCGCGCCTTCTGCCCGATCAGCCAGTTGGACATCCGCTTCGTGGAGAAGCCGGACCAGTTCATCGGTGAGAAGCTGAAGTTCCGCGTCACCGAGGTGCGGGAGCGCAACGTGGTGCTGTCGCGCCGCTCGCTGCTCGAGGAGGAGCAGCGCAAGCTGGCCGACCAGACGCGCAAGACGCTGTCCGAGGGCAAGGTCCTCAAGGGCAAGGTCACCGGCGTGCGCGACTTCGGCGCCTTCGTGGACCTGGGCGGCGTGGAGGGGATGATCCCCGTCTCCGAGATGTCCTACCAGCGCATCGGTCACCCGAGCGAAGTGGTGAAGGTGGGCGAGGACGTGGAGGTGGAGATCCTCCGCATGGAGGCGGCCCAGCCCAACTCTCCGGACAAGGCCAAGCAGAAGGAGCGCATCACGCTCTCCATGCGCGCCCGTCAGGAGGATCCGTTCAAGGCGGCGCTGGCCTCCATCAAGGAGGGCGACCGGCTGCAGGGCAAGGTCGTCCGCATCCAGCCCTTCGGCGCGTTCGTGGAGCTTCGCCCGGGCGTGGATGGCCTGGTGCATATCTCCGCGCTGTCGGATCGCCGCATCGCGCACCCGCGCGACGTGGTGCAGGTGGGTGAGACGATCTGGGTGGCGGTCGAGAAGATCGACACCAACGAGAAGCGCATCGGCCTGCGTCGTATCTCCGAGGAGGACGCGCAGCGTCCCGTCGAGGAGATCCAGGCGCAGCATCAGGCGAAGGAGGCCGCCAAGGCCGCCGAGGCCCAGATTCCTCGCCCGAAGGTGGGCCAGGTCGTCACGGGCAAGGTCGATCGCATCGAGCCCTACGGCGTGTTCCTGGTCTTCCCGGGCGGCAAGGGGCTGATTCCCGCCGCGGAGACGGGCACGGATCGCGGCACGGATCTGCGCAAGCACTACTCGCTCGGCCAGGAGCTGAAGGTGGCCGTGCTGGACATCGACGCGTCCGGGAAGATCCGCCTGTCCATCACCGCGGCCGAGCGTGCGGAGGAGCGCGCGGAGCTGGAGGCCTGGACGAAGACCCAGAAGCCGGCGACCGGTGGCGGCCAGAAGGGATTCGGAACCTTCGCTGACCTGTTGAAGAACAGGAAGTAG
- the murJ gene encoding murein biosynthesis integral membrane protein MurJ, translating to MTVPPPRQSPSPDPTPSAPVRPPDSGGAGGGRGALLVAAGILASRLMGLVRERVFAHYLGNAEAAAVFKAALRIPNFLQNLFGEGVLSGSFIPVYAQLLGQKEHEESDRLAGAIFGLLALATSVMVAVGMVATPLFVDAIAPGFEGESRALAVRLVRIVFPGTGLLVLSAWCLGILNSHRRFLLSYLAPVVWNLVLIAALVVAGGRGDEAYLVEVLSYAVVLAGFCQFAVQVPSVMRLLGRFRPSLSVASASVRRVLRSFVTVVIGRGVVQISAYVDTAIASLLSERALSSLFYAQTIYLIPVSLFGMAVSAAELPEMARASGGATEEVNAKLRERIEAGARRVAFFVVPSAAAFLLIGDVVAATLLQTGKFTAADSRYVWYLLMGSSVGLVSSTVGRLYASAFYALKDPGTPLRMAIVRVSLGAAMAWGLGLYLPEVLGLPRHLGAVFITVASGLVAWLESWLLRRQLSRRVGAAVGAPPGLIPKLWACAAVAGAVALGVKLALARALGPMVGVAQEWGGGLLAPPALHPVFTCLAVVLPFGAVYFALTGALGVPQAQAVFRRVRRLIRR from the coding sequence TTGACTGTTCCCCCTCCACGCCAGAGTCCCTCTCCGGATCCCACCCCCAGCGCGCCCGTCCGGCCCCCGGACTCGGGAGGTGCGGGAGGTGGACGGGGCGCGCTGCTCGTGGCGGCGGGGATCCTCGCCTCGCGCCTGATGGGGCTGGTGCGCGAGCGCGTCTTCGCGCACTACCTGGGCAACGCGGAGGCGGCCGCCGTCTTCAAGGCCGCGCTGCGCATCCCCAACTTCCTGCAGAACCTCTTCGGAGAGGGCGTGCTCTCCGGCTCCTTCATCCCCGTCTATGCCCAGTTGCTGGGGCAGAAGGAGCACGAGGAGTCGGACCGGCTGGCCGGGGCCATCTTCGGGCTGCTCGCGCTGGCCACCAGCGTCATGGTGGCGGTGGGCATGGTGGCCACGCCCCTGTTCGTGGACGCCATTGCCCCGGGCTTCGAGGGCGAGTCGCGGGCGCTGGCCGTGCGGCTGGTGCGCATCGTCTTCCCGGGCACGGGGCTGCTCGTGCTGTCGGCGTGGTGCCTGGGCATCCTCAACAGCCACCGGCGCTTCCTGCTGTCCTATCTGGCGCCGGTGGTGTGGAACCTGGTGCTCATCGCCGCGCTCGTCGTCGCGGGAGGGCGGGGGGACGAGGCGTATCTGGTGGAGGTGCTCTCGTACGCGGTGGTGCTGGCGGGCTTCTGCCAGTTCGCCGTGCAGGTGCCCTCGGTGATGCGCCTGCTGGGGCGCTTCCGCCCGTCGCTCTCGGTGGCGAGCGCCTCCGTGCGTCGGGTGCTGCGCAGCTTCGTCACGGTGGTCATCGGGCGGGGCGTGGTGCAGATCAGCGCCTATGTGGACACGGCCATCGCCTCGCTCCTGTCCGAGCGGGCCCTGTCCTCCCTCTTCTATGCGCAGACGATCTACCTCATCCCGGTGAGCCTCTTCGGCATGGCGGTGTCCGCGGCCGAGCTGCCGGAGATGGCCCGCGCCAGCGGCGGCGCCACCGAAGAGGTGAACGCGAAGCTGCGCGAGCGCATCGAGGCCGGGGCGCGCCGCGTGGCGTTCTTCGTGGTGCCCTCGGCCGCCGCGTTCCTCCTCATTGGAGACGTGGTGGCCGCCACGCTGCTGCAGACGGGCAAGTTCACCGCCGCCGACTCTCGATATGTCTGGTACCTGCTGATGGGCTCCTCCGTGGGGCTGGTGTCCTCCACGGTGGGGCGGCTCTACGCCTCCGCCTTCTATGCCTTGAAGGATCCGGGTACGCCCCTGCGCATGGCCATCGTCCGTGTCTCCCTGGGGGCCGCCATGGCCTGGGGGCTCGGGCTGTATCTGCCCGAGGTGCTGGGCCTGCCACGGCACCTGGGCGCCGTCTTCATCACCGTGGCCAGTGGGCTCGTGGCCTGGCTGGAGTCGTGGCTGCTGCGTCGGCAGCTCTCCCGGCGTGTGGGGGCCGCCGTGGGCGCGCCTCCAGGGCTGATTCCCAAGCTGTGGGCCTGTGCCGCCGTGGCGGGAGCCGTGGCGCTGGGCGTCAAACTGGCGCTCGCCCGGGCCCTGGGCCCCATGGTGGGGGTTGCCCAGGAGTGGGGTGGGGGCCTGCTGGCGCCCCCCGCGCTGCACCCGGTGTTCACCTGTCTGGCGGTCGTTCTTCCCTTTGGCGCTGTGTACTTCGCTCTGACGGGAGCCCTGGGAGTCCCCCAGGCGCAGGCGGTGTTCCGCAGGGTGAGAAGGCTCATCCGGCGGTAG
- a CDS encoding ferritin: protein MAGPSDSNTELLNDVARIRRVLARELETINEYEAFAQASSHPEVRAFFAHLAAEEKEHVAEATQMLRLLDAAQNAHFAQPIAPGHFQKAVGAPAASVPSPAPSAPPAPAAAGPNGRSVFEPAVNLPPERLMYGLTAPPSENAYPLTVGSLRRQGGGGRGGNR, encoded by the coding sequence ATGGCTGGTCCCTCCGACTCCAACACCGAGCTGCTGAACGACGTGGCGCGCATCCGCCGCGTGCTGGCGCGCGAGCTGGAGACCATCAACGAGTACGAAGCCTTCGCTCAGGCCTCCAGCCACCCCGAGGTCCGCGCCTTCTTCGCCCACCTGGCCGCCGAGGAGAAGGAGCACGTCGCCGAGGCGACCCAGATGCTCCGCCTGCTGGACGCCGCCCAGAATGCCCACTTTGCCCAGCCCATCGCGCCGGGCCACTTCCAGAAGGCCGTGGGCGCTCCAGCCGCCTCGGTGCCTTCCCCCGCGCCCTCGGCTCCTCCCGCGCCTGCCGCGGCTGGCCCCAACGGCCGCTCGGTCTTCGAGCCTGCTGTCAACCTTCCCCCTGAACGCCTGATGTACGGACTGACTGCTCCCCCCTCCGAGAATGCCTACCCGCTCACCGTGGGATCGCTCCGGCGCCAGGGGGGCGGTGGCCGTGGCGGCAACCGCTGA
- a CDS encoding family 1 encapsulin nanocompartment shell protein, with protein MPDFLGHAENPLREEEWARLNETVIQVARRSLVARRILDIYGPLGAGVQTVPHDEYQGVSPGAVDIVGEQETATVFTDARKFKTIPIIYKDFLLHWRDIEAARIHNMPLDVSAAAGAAALCAQQEDELIFYGDPKLGHEGLMTANGRLTVPLGDWSTPGAGYMAIVEATRKLNEHGHYGPYAVVLSPRLFSLLHRIFEKTGVLEIETIRQLASDGVFQSNRLRGDSGVVVSTGRENMDLAVAMDMVTAYLGASRMNHPFRVLEALILRIKHPDAICTLEGGAPRK; from the coding sequence ATGCCTGACTTCCTTGGACATGCCGAGAACCCCCTGCGCGAGGAGGAGTGGGCGCGCCTGAACGAGACCGTCATCCAGGTCGCGCGCCGTTCCCTCGTGGCCCGTCGCATCCTGGACATCTATGGCCCGCTGGGCGCGGGCGTGCAGACGGTGCCCCACGACGAGTACCAGGGCGTGTCCCCGGGCGCCGTGGACATCGTCGGCGAGCAGGAGACGGCCACCGTCTTCACCGACGCTCGCAAGTTCAAGACGATCCCCATCATCTACAAGGACTTCCTGCTGCACTGGCGGGACATCGAGGCGGCGCGCATCCACAACATGCCGCTGGACGTGTCGGCCGCCGCCGGCGCCGCCGCCCTCTGCGCGCAGCAGGAAGACGAGCTCATCTTCTACGGGGATCCGAAGCTCGGCCACGAGGGGCTGATGACGGCCAACGGCCGGCTCACCGTGCCGCTGGGCGACTGGAGCACCCCGGGCGCCGGCTACATGGCCATCGTCGAGGCCACTCGGAAGCTCAACGAGCACGGCCACTACGGGCCCTATGCCGTGGTGCTCTCGCCGCGCCTGTTCTCGCTGCTGCACCGCATCTTCGAGAAGACGGGCGTGCTCGAGATCGAGACCATCCGCCAGCTCGCCTCGGACGGCGTCTTCCAGTCCAACCGGCTGCGCGGCGACTCGGGCGTGGTGGTGTCCACGGGCCGCGAGAACATGGATCTGGCCGTGGCCATGGACATGGTCACCGCCTACCTGGGCGCCTCGCGCATGAATCACCCCTTCCGCGTGCTCGAGGCGCTCATCCTGCGCATCAAGCACCCGGACGCCATCTGCACGCTCGAAGGCGGCGCCCCCCGCAAGTAA
- a CDS encoding sigma-54-dependent transcriptional regulator → MAKVLVLDDEANLRKVLAAMLRRDGYDVTVAENGEQGLAEFNKNGADIVVTDLVMPKVGGMEVLGSVKAANPDVPVIIMTAHGTVDSAVEAIKAGAFDYITKPFDQAELSAVINKATKAHENARRSVRPDIKARAAIIGESPQVQEVYKIIDKVADTPSTVLITGESGTGKELIATALHGASSRRDKPFIKINCAAIPHNLIESELFGYERGAFTGAVTSKPGRFELADGGTLFLDEIGEIPVEMQVKLLRALQEGEFERVGGIKTTRVDVRLVAATNRDLQAEIEAGRFRKDLYYRLAVVPIGLPALRERRSDIPMLARHFVDKYNRRLNKKIEGIADDAMAALQGYSWPGNIRELENLIERVLLFADGPFITAKDLPEPVRQGGGGQAGSLAGSSTVEAPTGETGLKDIIRMKSAELEKDLITKALEETSGNVTRAAKLLQISRKSLQTKMKEFGLRDTAPDGKDEGAGKDEGPDE, encoded by the coding sequence ATGGCCAAAGTCCTGGTCCTCGACGACGAGGCGAACCTCCGCAAGGTGCTCGCCGCCATGTTGCGGCGAGACGGCTATGACGTCACCGTCGCCGAGAACGGCGAGCAGGGGCTCGCCGAGTTCAACAAGAACGGCGCAGACATCGTCGTGACGGACCTCGTCATGCCCAAGGTGGGCGGCATGGAGGTGCTGGGCTCCGTCAAGGCCGCCAACCCGGACGTGCCCGTCATCATCATGACCGCGCACGGCACGGTGGACTCCGCCGTGGAGGCCATCAAGGCCGGCGCGTTCGACTACATCACCAAGCCCTTCGATCAGGCGGAGCTGTCGGCCGTCATCAACAAGGCCACCAAGGCCCACGAGAACGCCCGTCGCTCGGTGCGCCCGGACATCAAGGCGCGCGCGGCCATCATCGGCGAGTCCCCACAGGTGCAGGAGGTCTACAAGATCATCGACAAGGTGGCGGACACGCCCTCCACGGTGCTGATCACCGGAGAGAGCGGCACGGGCAAGGAGCTCATCGCCACCGCCCTGCACGGCGCCTCCAGCCGCCGGGACAAGCCCTTCATCAAGATCAACTGCGCGGCCATTCCCCACAACCTCATCGAGTCGGAGCTGTTCGGCTACGAGCGTGGCGCCTTCACCGGCGCGGTCACCTCCAAGCCCGGCCGCTTCGAGCTGGCCGACGGGGGCACCCTCTTCCTGGACGAGATCGGCGAGATCCCCGTGGAGATGCAGGTGAAGCTGCTGCGCGCGCTGCAGGAGGGCGAGTTCGAGCGCGTGGGCGGCATCAAGACGACGCGCGTGGACGTGCGCCTGGTGGCCGCCACCAACCGCGACCTGCAGGCGGAGATCGAGGCCGGGCGCTTCCGCAAGGACCTGTACTACCGGCTGGCGGTGGTGCCCATCGGGCTGCCGGCCCTGCGCGAGCGCCGCAGCGACATCCCCATGCTCGCGCGGCACTTCGTGGACAAGTACAACCGCCGCCTCAACAAGAAGATCGAGGGCATCGCCGACGACGCCATGGCGGCCCTGCAGGGCTACTCCTGGCCCGGCAACATCCGCGAGCTGGAGAACCTCATCGAGCGCGTGCTGCTGTTCGCCGATGGGCCCTTCATCACCGCCAAGGACCTGCCCGAGCCCGTCCGTCAAGGCGGTGGGGGGCAGGCAGGCTCGCTCGCTGGCTCCTCGACGGTGGAGGCGCCCACCGGCGAGACCGGGCTCAAGGACATCATCCGCATGAAGTCCGCCGAGCTCGAGAAGGACCTCATCACCAAGGCCCTCGAGGAAACCAGCGGCAACGTCACCCGGGCCGCCAAGCTGCTGCAGATCAGTCGCAAGTCCCTGCAGACGAAGATGAAGGAGTTCGGCCTTCGCGACACCGCTCCCGATGGGAAGGACGAGGGAGCAGGCAAGGACGAAGGCCCGGACGAATGA
- a CDS encoding M23 family metallopeptidase, giving the protein MRPSLPTLGQPPKRSRFGSVVLVSLVLGGVAGGVWWWKQNKGGMLPSGAPTAVTANATPDAGAALAAAPTPPPPPADPLVAAGLARASVKIDGPLETALVQGTDPTVGPALAQVVTRSLVWWVAVPNEILRGDTLDVLYQVRPNEEPLVHAVRFTSNKTGQTHAAYRFQAQGDSNARYYLPSGEEMEMRLEHSPLEHYEQITSLLRDGRRHKGVDFKAAVGTPVKAPFTGIVKRKNWNFSGNGNCVELEELGGKRRRALFLHLSELPRDLKPGTRFSTGQVIAASGNSGRSFAPHLHYQLMTQDDRVLDPFDSHRTFRRSLPQEQRSALEAEIRRLDSLLAPSVAGN; this is encoded by the coding sequence ATGCGGCCATCTCTCCCCACTCTCGGTCAACCTCCGAAGCGCAGCCGGTTTGGCTCGGTCGTCCTCGTCTCGTTGGTACTCGGCGGCGTCGCCGGCGGCGTGTGGTGGTGGAAGCAGAACAAGGGCGGGATGCTGCCCTCGGGCGCGCCCACCGCGGTGACCGCCAACGCCACGCCGGACGCGGGCGCGGCGCTCGCGGCGGCGCCTACCCCACCCCCGCCCCCCGCCGATCCGCTCGTGGCGGCAGGCCTGGCGCGCGCCTCGGTGAAGATCGACGGCCCGCTGGAGACGGCGCTCGTGCAGGGCACGGACCCGACGGTCGGCCCCGCGCTGGCACAGGTGGTGACGCGCAGCCTCGTGTGGTGGGTCGCGGTGCCCAACGAGATCCTCCGGGGCGACACCCTGGACGTGCTCTACCAGGTGCGCCCGAACGAGGAGCCGCTGGTGCATGCCGTGCGCTTCACCAGCAACAAGACCGGCCAGACGCACGCCGCCTACCGCTTCCAGGCCCAGGGCGACAGCAACGCGCGCTACTACCTGCCCTCCGGAGAGGAGATGGAGATGCGCCTGGAGCACTCGCCCCTGGAGCACTACGAGCAGATCACCTCGCTGCTGCGCGATGGCCGCCGGCACAAGGGCGTGGACTTCAAGGCCGCCGTGGGCACCCCCGTGAAGGCCCCGTTCACCGGCATCGTCAAGCGCAAGAACTGGAACTTCAGCGGCAACGGCAACTGCGTGGAGCTGGAGGAGCTCGGCGGCAAGCGTCGCCGCGCGCTCTTCCTCCACCTCTCGGAGCTGCCGCGCGATCTCAAGCCCGGCACGCGCTTCTCGACCGGCCAGGTCATCGCCGCCAGTGGCAACAGCGGCAGGTCCTTCGCCCCTCACCTGCACTACCAGCTCATGACGCAGGATGACCGGGTGCTGGACCCGTTCGACAGCCACCGCACCTTCCGGCGCTCGCTGCCGCAGGAGCAGCGCTCGGCGCTCGAGGCGGAGATTCGCCGCCTGGATTCGCTGCTGGCGCCCTCCGTCGCCGGAAACTGA
- a CDS encoding DUF4476 domain-containing protein: MKQILRAVLVSSLFASSAALAQDMEMNMNIQVDENGMPSTNIQMKGQDENGEEQNVNMRVRAGGNSANMQVKVKGSGMQPMQEQEQEQVHQQAPTRHRPPPPPPPVAARDCGTGNDAGCSMMRDGKYPMDAQTWAGFYESLKSQSNEISRQEMAEKMLKRTYITAAQYGLMLDLFRNEISRLELAKDSASHVVNPQHALGFSSKWRNSISAEEYSEMIAEQQP; the protein is encoded by the coding sequence TTGAAGCAGATCCTGCGTGCAGTACTCGTGTCCTCTCTGTTCGCCTCCTCCGCCGCCCTGGCCCAGGACATGGAGATGAACATGAACATCCAGGTCGATGAGAACGGCATGCCCTCGACCAACATCCAGATGAAGGGCCAGGACGAGAACGGCGAAGAGCAGAACGTGAACATGCGCGTTCGCGCTGGCGGCAACAGCGCCAACATGCAGGTGAAGGTGAAGGGCTCCGGCATGCAGCCCATGCAGGAGCAGGAGCAGGAGCAGGTCCACCAGCAGGCCCCCACCCGTCACCGCCCGCCCCCTCCCCCCCCGCCGGTCGCAGCTCGTGACTGTGGCACCGGGAACGACGCGGGCTGTTCCATGATGCGCGACGGCAAGTACCCGATGGACGCGCAGACCTGGGCCGGCTTCTACGAGTCGCTCAAGAGCCAGTCGAACGAGATCTCCCGCCAGGAGATGGCGGAGAAGATGCTCAAGCGCACCTACATCACCGCGGCCCAGTACGGCCTGATGCTGGATCTCTTCCGCAACGAGATCTCCCGCCTGGAGCTGGCCAAGGACTCGGCCTCCCACGTGGTGAACCCGCAGCACGCGCTGGGCTTCTCCTCGAAGTGGCGCAACTCCATCTCCGCCGAGGAGTACTCGGAGATGATCGCCGAGCAGCAGCCGTAG
- a CDS encoding tryptophan halogenase family protein, protein MTTRVVIVGGGTAGWMTASYLKRALKENVEVTLVESSHIKTVGVGEATFSTLKLFFDFLGLKESDWMPSCNGTYKLAIRYENWSSKGGHFYHPFQRFETIQGFNTGEWWLKLKRNELPFDQACFTIPAMCEAKRSPKFLDDTVFDEGVSAYFDPKAPPPNNVIAHHMVQYPYGYHFDASLLADFLMNYGTKLGARRIVDDVLEVGQRENGFISHVLTKQNGRVEGDLFIDCTGFRGLLINQTLKEPFIAFNDVLPNDSAVALQPPWDVEANGIRPYTTATALSAGWAWTIPLYHRNGNGYVYCSRYLSKEEAEKELRAFIGPAAEGCTANHIKMRVGRNHNSWVKNCVAIGLSSGFVEPLESTGIFFIQHGIEELVNHFPEGADTSDGQRLSYNKVINNCIDGVKQFLILHYRASDRADTPYWKATKTELSIPPDLEERLKIWRARLPGHRNIYPSFHGFEAYSWAVISMGVNYVPENHLALLDLLDPEPAKKAFAALQERSQRLVSTLPSHHEYLKHMRAR, encoded by the coding sequence ATGACAACGCGCGTAGTAATCGTGGGGGGCGGCACCGCTGGCTGGATGACCGCCTCGTATTTGAAGCGGGCCCTCAAGGAGAACGTGGAGGTGACCCTGGTCGAGTCCTCGCACATCAAGACGGTGGGCGTGGGCGAGGCGACTTTCAGCACGCTCAAGCTGTTCTTCGACTTCCTGGGACTCAAGGAGTCCGACTGGATGCCGTCGTGCAATGGCACGTACAAGCTGGCCATCCGCTACGAGAACTGGTCATCCAAGGGCGGGCACTTCTACCACCCGTTCCAGCGGTTCGAGACCATCCAGGGCTTCAACACGGGCGAGTGGTGGCTGAAGCTCAAGCGCAACGAGCTGCCCTTCGACCAGGCGTGCTTCACCATCCCCGCCATGTGCGAGGCGAAGCGCTCGCCCAAGTTCCTGGATGACACGGTGTTCGACGAGGGGGTCAGCGCCTACTTCGATCCGAAGGCGCCTCCGCCCAACAACGTCATCGCCCACCACATGGTGCAGTACCCCTACGGGTACCACTTCGATGCGTCCCTGCTGGCCGACTTCCTGATGAACTACGGGACGAAGCTCGGGGCGCGCCGCATCGTGGACGACGTGCTCGAGGTGGGGCAGCGCGAGAACGGCTTCATCTCCCACGTGCTGACCAAGCAGAACGGGCGGGTGGAGGGAGACCTGTTCATCGACTGCACGGGCTTCCGCGGGCTGCTCATCAACCAGACGCTGAAGGAGCCCTTCATCGCCTTCAACGACGTGCTGCCCAACGACAGCGCGGTGGCCCTGCAGCCGCCCTGGGACGTCGAGGCCAACGGCATCCGGCCCTATACGACGGCCACGGCGCTCAGCGCGGGCTGGGCGTGGACCATTCCCCTCTACCACCGCAATGGCAACGGCTACGTGTACTGCAGCCGCTACCTGAGCAAGGAGGAGGCCGAGAAGGAGCTGCGCGCCTTCATCGGGCCGGCGGCCGAGGGCTGCACCGCCAACCACATCAAGATGCGGGTGGGGCGCAACCACAACTCGTGGGTGAAGAACTGCGTGGCCATCGGGCTGTCCAGCGGGTTCGTCGAGCCGCTCGAGTCCACGGGCATCTTCTTCATCCAGCACGGCATCGAAGAGCTGGTGAACCACTTCCCGGAGGGCGCGGACACCTCGGACGGGCAGCGGCTCAGCTACAACAAGGTGATCAACAACTGCATCGACGGGGTGAAGCAGTTCCTCATCCTCCACTACCGTGCCAGCGACCGGGCTGACACGCCGTACTGGAAGGCGACCAAGACGGAGCTCAGCATTCCGCCTGATCTCGAGGAGCGCCTGAAGATCTGGCGCGCGCGCCTGCCCGGGCACCGCAACATCTACCCGTCGTTCCACGGCTTCGAGGCCTACTCGTGGGCCGTCATCAGCATGGGCGTCAACTACGTGCCGGAGAACCACCTGGCGCTGTTGGATCTGCTGGATCCCGAGCCGGCGAAGAAGGCGTTCGCGGCGCTCCAGGAGCGCTCGCAGCGGCTGGTGAGCACGCTGCCCTCGCACCACGAGTACCTCAAGCACATGCGAGCCCGCTGA